A window of Zingiber officinale cultivar Zhangliang chromosome 5A, Zo_v1.1, whole genome shotgun sequence contains these coding sequences:
- the LOC121980132 gene encoding putative E3 ubiquitin-protein ligase LIN-1: MLSLLPDTGVRGAAQVCLMKQFITILKSARHTDEKALSMLALRSFMHDQEGLFNLTLYIKDILKTLRELKKSSILAYEMLKLLSDGHDSSIKELMQVDCSANGEVISVICFKNMIFSGHLDGMIKVWKGGENLLSLLQETHEHSKAVTSLAIVKSGDKLYSGALDKTIRGKLCCGCNDSSIQEIDWATETSVTIHPGKKKLLGKETPIYAVQLRDGLLFSAGMFVDGVAVKVRQRTLFVDGVAGMFGKKNSFKTVIIENALSIY, encoded by the exons ATGCTCTCCCTACTCCCTGATACTGGGGTAAGAGGGGCTGCACAAGTCTGCTTGATGAAACAATTTATCACAATTTTGAAGTCCGCAAGGCATACTGATGAAAAAGCACTTTCGATGCTTGCCCTCAGAAGTTTCATGCATGATCAAG AAGGCCTATTCAATCTCACTCTTTATATTAAAGACATATTGAAAACGTTAAGGGAGCTCAAAAAGTCATCTATATTGGCATATGAGATGCTAAAACTTTTATCAGATGGTCATGATTCAAGCATT AAGGAATTGATGCAAGTAGATTGCAGCGCAAATGGTGAAGTCATATCAGTAATATGCTTCAAGAATATGATATTCTCTGGCCACCTCGATGGAATGATAAAG GTCTGGAAAGGTGGTGAGAATCTTCTTAGTCTGTTACAAGAAACACATGAACACTCTAAGGCAGTCACCAGTTTGGCCATAGTGAAGTCCGGTGACAAATTATACAGTGGGGCACTGGACAAAACTATAAGG GGGAAGCTATGCTGTGGTTGCAATGACAGCAGTATTCAG GAAATAGATTGGGCTACTGAAACGTCTGTTACAATTCACCCTGGTAAAAAGAAATTGTTGGGGAAGGAAACTCCAATTTATGCTGTGCAATTACGTGATGGACTACTTTTCTCAGCTGGTATGTTTGTAGATGGTGTAGCTGTTAAGGTGAGGCAAAGAACCTTGTTTGTAGATGGTGTAGCTGGTATGTTTGggaaaaaaaactcatttaaaactgTAATAATTGAAAATGCCCTAAGTATCTATTAA